TGCCCCATGGGGGTGAGGAGCTATGCACCTCCCCGCCCGGAGCCCTCGCTGCCCAGAGTTTCGGATCCAAGAGGCCGAGGGGCCCACGAGGCGACCTGCAGGGAGCCTTGACTGCTTGGGAGAAGTAAAGGCTCACAGCCAAGAGCAAGGGCTTCCGTGACAGCTTGAGGACtctggctttgccacttcctGAGACAAGtacctgccctctctgagcctctgccttcccatctgtgaaatggggacaaggGTAATGTGGGCACCTGTGCACGGGTTGTGGCAGGGCTCGAGTGAGACGGTGCCCTTagcaggggggaggggaggggaagagagggggcTGCACAGCCAGGGCTGGACACACGGGCTGTGGGACCCCAGAGTCACAAACACCTGCAACCCCAGGCAAGTGCTCACATATAACCATGTGCACCAACACGTGTACACACGGGAGCACACTCGGGCACCCGTGCAAACACctgcacacacaggcatgcacacgccCATGCACATGGGTCACTGaccatgcatgcacacacacgtgtactCACACCTCAgggacacatgcacacacaggcaggCACACACCCAGACTTGCACACTGacaccccacccctgctccctCGGGTCTCCTCAGCTCTCTCTAGCCCCCAGGGCCCGGCTggaactcctcctcctcccccgccccctttCTGCAGACGTTCTCCAAGCCCAGGTCTCCCAGACAGAGGCGCCAGTCCTAGAGGCTTCCGCTCTGTGGCAGCTCAGGCCACCCTCTTGGTCACACAGGGCAAGGCCCACCCTGTCCTCTCTGTGCCACAAGGGAGCCCCTGGAAGGTCACAGAGCAGCAACAAGTAGCAGGGAGAGGGAGTCGGGAGCCAGGAAGGAGAAGGGCTTCACGTGCAGTATGGACActgctgccccattttacagaagaggaagccaaggcacagagagggcaaggGGCTTGCCCGAGGACACACACCCAGTACGTATCATAGCTGTATTCAAACAGCTTTTCATTAAACCAAACGGCCTAAACTAAAAtgctcctccagcctctgccctccctgAATTCACCTTATTCTGCAGCCCAGCACTCACCTGTACCGTGTGACCTTTCCCATTGCCATGAGGACCACAGCTCAGAATGTGGCCATCCCACGATCAGCATGAAAGGAAAAGGAGGCCAGAGCACGGCCCAGCACCCTCTGCACACCTCCCCACCTCCTAAGGCCCCCGTGCGCCCCTCGCCCACTGCAGCCCTGCCGGCCGTGGCCACATACCAGGGGCAGGTTGCAGCCCGGGATGCTGGGGAAGTCATGATGCTCCATGTGGTAGCCCACGTTGAAGGTGATCCAGTTGAGGGGCCCGTAGTAGGAGTAGGTCTCGTGGCCCTTGAGGAACATGTAGTGCTCAGCCACAAAGTGGCCCGAGATGGGGtgcaggcccaggcccagcagcGAGCTGGCCAGCAGGTAGACCATGGGCTTGAGTCCCCCGAGGGCGAAGATGGTGGCATCAGCCGCCAGCTGCACCAGGGCATTGAGCACCTCCATGCGGGTCACGGCCTTGGGGTTCACGCAGAGCGGCCGCAGCGAGTAGAAGAAGGGCTGCAGCGCCAGCCAGAGCAGCTTGCGGGCCGGCGTGCAGAAGAGCCAGCCCTCGAGGCGCGTGGGCACGTCCACGTCCAGCCCGTCGCCGCCCAGGTAGCGGTGGTGGTCCACGTGGTACTTCTTGAAGGAGGCGGCGTAGGGCACACCCATGGGCAGGTTGGCAAAGACGGCGAACCAGCGGTTGTGGGAGGCGCGCGCCGTGCCGAAGGCGGCGTTGTGCGAGATGTCGTGGATGGCCAGCGTCAGCGAGTGGTTCACACAGCCCCCGAAGGCGTAGGCCCAGAAGAGCAGCCAGCGCCACGCCAGCCCCCGCACCAGCCAGCAGGCCAGCAGCTGCACCAGCACCATCCCCAGCACTGTCCACTTGAGGTGAGGGTCCGGCCGCATCAGGGCCTTGATGGCTGGGTACTTGGCTGCAGGCGGGACCAGGATAGAGAGGTGTGAGGGGGACACTGGCCGCAGGGGCCGCCCGAGGcctgctcccctcccttcctccctccccccttccttccttcctctttccttcctgccatcttccctcccccactccttctaCCACCCATTAAGCCCCCAGGCAGTGACACGGAGATAAACTTGCTCCTCGAGGATCCCTAAGACCTCTGGGGCCTAGGAACAGGCAGACCTGCCTCCCCACCATGGGGGGGCGCCCCTCTGGGGAGGCCTCCCAGAGGGGGGATGTTTGCCACCAGCCGAAATAAAGAGCAGGTggcgggccggccccgtggccgagtggttaagttcacacactcggcttcggcagcccagggtctcgccggttcggatcctgggcgcggacagagcacagctcatcaggccacgctgaggtggcgtcccacatagcacaaccgagACGACCTACgactaaaatacacaaccatgtaccaggggcctttcaggaggagaagaaggggaaaaaagaaagaaggttggcaacagatgatagctcagggccgatcttaaaaaaattaaaaataaataaatgaagagcagGTGTCACCCCCGGGTCACAGAAACATAATGCTGGAGATCCAAGCAGCTCCACGAGCAGCAGGTTAGATGCACTCGTCGGGGCGGGTGCGCATTCCGTGCAGCCCGAGACTGATCGGGGGGCGATTGGACACCCCACACTCGTCAGACTTGGGGGGCAAGGGAGGCCGGCGGGGAGAACGCGCAGGGCTCCGCTCTGCGTGCGCCGGTTCTGAAAACCAACCAGATCCGAAGGAAACAGGATACAATGTTGGACACGTTTATTTCGGGTGGTGGGTGCTTCTTACACTCTCTCTACtttcctgtattttgttttattacaggaaagggaaaaacaatGAGAGTGGGAGTTGGCCAagcaggggagggccagggagcagCCAGACCCCGCAAACCTCAACAAAAGCGGGTGGGGTGGGCGCCCTCAGTGCAGGACAGCTGTGCCCCCTCAGGGCAGGACAGTGGTGCCTTCCAGAAACCTCTGTGGTTGGCTGGGCCAGGCAGAAGGTGGGTGAGGAGGCTGGTGCTGCGTCCAGGAGCAAGGAGGGACAAGGCCAGGGGTCATCACATGCTCAGGGTGACAGACACCCCCAGGTCTGCTCTATCCCCTGGTTTCCCAGGCAGGACAGACAGCCCTCAGGGAGGGAGCCAGCACCGTGatgcacagatggggaaactgatgcCGGCAAGGGCAGGGGCTTGTCCCAGGGCACCCTCGGTCATCGGTGTCCATCTGCAGTGCCTTCAGTGTCCACCCTTCCTGCCCAGTGAGCTGCCGCCCAGCCTCGTGCTCGCCCTCCTCAGACTGGCCCATGAAGGGTCCCCAGGGCTGCGGCAGAGGCTGGGTCCCGACTGGAGTTGGCCAGGCCAAGGTCAGATCCTGCCTGGCTCTTTCCTCCACGTGACCCAGGAAGTCGCTGCCCCTTTGTGCTCAGAATGAGAAGATGTGACAGCTCAGTTCAGCCACCCAAGGCCCCCTCGGCTAggccccacccccttcctcccagccccaagAACTTTGTGTCAGagacacccagcagtggaacaggCTGCTTCAGAGGTGGTGAACTACCTGTCCCTAGGGGTATGCAAAGAGAATCACAACATGGGGAAAGGGATTCTGCCCCAGTTGGAGGGGAGACTCAGGCTCAAAATCCTGCTGCCCAAGCTGCCACGCCACAAGCCTGTCTCGGGGTCAGTCTCAATCTCACTGTGTGGCCATGGTGCATtcccaccctctctgggcctcggtgtcCAAGAGTAAGATAGCAAGGGTGTGATGTGCTTCACAGGGTGTTTGTCCCCACTGAATCGTCCTGCTGGAGATGCTGTGGGAGAGTTGGGGTTCCCACATCCTTGAACCACGGGCCACGACTACCCAGGAAGAGCCAACAGAATCCCCCGGCAGCTTTTCCACCCCTGCTGTCTACACACCAGCGCTGCCACCAAGCCCTTGCCTCATCTGGCAGCTATGGGTGTCTTGGCTCCAACCAAGGGAGCAGTGGCTCCACACAGTCCCCCGGACAGCCTGTGAGTGGCCGATGTGGGGTCTGAACTCCACACAGCCAGCAGGGGCGAGCAGAACCAGAActcccctgacacacacacacacaaatatacacacactttGACCTCAGGAGCTCTCTCCCGGAAGCCGGCCAAGGACACCACCCAACAGATCCACGAGGATGGTGGTCATGGTGTGCGAATAAAAGAAAACCTCAGAAAGCACGAGCAAGCCCAGCAACAGGGTAACAAACCTCAGCCCCATAAACAGGGGCCACAGGGGACCACAGGGGCCACAGCATCCctggggggctgggagggagcagaGTCAGAGcaagttcaaatcctagctctggaCAAGGGTTTAATGTCCAGAATCTATAAAGATCTCCTACAACtccacaacaaaaagacaaacaacccaatttaaaaatgggcaaaggatttgaaaaatAGACATTGCTCCAAAGATGTACAactggccaataagcacatgaaaagatggtcaacaccatcagtcactagggaaatgtaaatcaaaaccacagtgagggacgggctcagtggcgtagtggttaagttcatgctccacTTCGACACCCAGGATTTggtggttcgggtcctgggcgtggacctgcacaccgctcatcaagccatgctgtggcagcatcccacatacacaaataaaggaagattgtcacagatgttagctcagggccaatcttcctcaggaaaaaaaacccacagtgagACACCCCATCACACCCACTAGGACGGCTAGATTCAAACAACAGcaaataacaagtgctgacaaggaggcagaaaaattggaacccttgtctGTACACTGCTGACAGGGacgcaaaatggtgcagctgctgtggaaagcaatttggcagttcttcaaagagttaaacacagaattaccaaaTGACCCTGCAGTTCCATTCCTACCTAAATATATACCCAAATGAATTCAAATCAGGGACACAGATTCTTGTACACCAGTGTTCCTAGAACTAGTCACAATAGCCCACAGGTGGAAACCACCCACGtgtccatcagttgatgaatggaaaacaaaatgtggtctagccACACAAACAAtgattattcaaccttaaaaaggaatgaaacttgcagttataagataaataagtgctggggatgtcatgtacagcatggtgactatagctaataatactgtatcgtatatttgaaagttgctaagagagtagatcttaaaagttctcatcacaagaaaaaactttGGGccgcctcatggccgagtgggtaagttcgcgtGCGCTgatttgggggcccggggttcgtgggttcagatcctgggcacggacatggccccgctcatcaggccatgcttggcaggtgtcccacatgccacaactagagggacctacaactagaatataaaactatgtactggggggttttggggagaagaagaagaagaaaaaaaagattggcaacagatgttagctcagggacaatcttaaaaaaaaaagaaaaaaaaatttgtaactgtatgtggtgacggatgttaaccagactcactgtggtgatcattttgcaacataaacagatatcgaatcattatgctgtacacctgaaactcatataacgttatatgttaattatacctcaattacaAAAACACTCTTATTTGGATTTTCCAACTTCTCTGTTTCACGATTCCAACTCCCTTAATTCTACTCCCTGGAATTGATTCCCGAATAATCTACCAgcacccaaaaaaaaaaatgaagcactCACACaagctacaacacggatgaacctcgAAAATGTTAAGCTACATGAAAccagccagtcacaaaaggccacgtatTGTCTGATTCCACCCATATGAAATGTCTGgcacaaagacagaaagtagagggCAGCAGGGGCTGGCGAGGGGCCGGGCCCCCGAAAGGAGTGTGGAGTTTCCATGTGGCGTGATGAAAGCTTTCGGAAATAGTAGCGATGGCTGCCCAACACTGTGATGTAATTAATGCCACCAAAGCACACACCAAAAGAGGGctaaatggctaattttatgttacatatgttttaccacaataaaaaaatgtttaaaaaaatcccagCTCCAGGCAGGGGACCTCAGCTCCACGGCTCCTTCATCTCTGAACCATAAACCAGGCCAGCGGGAGGATTAACAGCTAAGGCTCAGAGAGCGCGGGCTGCGCGCAGACGGATGCCAGGCCCGGGCTTGACGGATGAGTCCACACAAGCACCGGGGAGGAGGCGAGCTTTAAGAGGCAGCCCCCAGGAGGCCAACCGCAGACTGCAGACGGTTTACTGCTGCGGAAAAGAGCCAGCACGGCTGGAGGGTGGTGGAGACAATGGGGATGGAGCAGCGTGGGCTCATTAACTACTCTCCTCCGGACTGCCCACGTGGCCTGATGCAGCCGCTGGTGTTGGGCCTGAGCCACGGGAGGCGACCTGGCGGCTGCAGAGGCCAGAGGAGGAAGACGAGGGAGGGGCACGAAGGCCCCGTGGCTGTAAACCAGGAGAGCCGAGCacggggtggagggagagactgGCAGCCGTGGTGGGCAGCTaatggcccctcaaagatgtccagtCCTAATGGCATGGCCTGTGCGCTTGTGAGAGTCTGGGGCAAGGAGAACCAAGCCTGCACGTGGCATTCAGGCTGCCGTCAGCTGACCTGACAACAGGAGGAGGTCCTGGATTCTCCAGGCAGCCCAGCATCATCCCAGGTCCACCAGTGGaagagcaggcaggagaggaggcaggcagggtggCCCGGGGAGGACTCCATCGCCACTCCTGGCTGCAGATGCAGGAggggcctggagcctggggcGGAGCAGGCGGCCTCCAGAAACTGGCAAGACCAGGAAACAGATCCTCCCACTGGGGCCTCCAGCTGGAGcttggccctgccgacaccttgaccgTCGCCCAGGGAGGCCGTGTCAGACTTCGGACCTCCACAACTGTAGGATTTGAAGTGTGTTGTTCCAAGCCCCCAAGTTTTCGGTGAATTGTCACCGCAGTCCTAGGAAACTCACACAGCAACTGGACCCGGGACAAGAAAACAGCCGGGCCTCTAGCAGCCCAGAAAACACACCAGCCTGTTCCTCCTGCCCCATCCCTCCACTGGcccgtgccaggcactgggcacgGTGGGGACTCATGCCCAGCCCggctcctccagggccccgcTACCTGCCAGCCCTGGCCCAGGTGGATGAGCTGGCATGGTGCTGCTCGGCCAGCATCATCCTGCCAGGTAGGGCAAGAGACACAAAAGGACCCAggtctgggggcaggggctgacaTGTGAGCCCCATTCGAGAGGGGGTGCAGGAGAAGGCCTTAGCCCAGCTTGTCCCTGCCCCA
The nucleotide sequence above comes from Equus asinus isolate D_3611 breed Donkey chromosome 7, EquAss-T2T_v2, whole genome shotgun sequence. Encoded proteins:
- the DEGS2 gene encoding sphingolipid delta(4)-desaturase/C4-monooxygenase DES2 → MGNSAGRSDFEWVYTDQPHTQRRKEMLAKYPAIKALMRPDPHLKWTVLGMVLVQLLACWLVRGLAWRWLLFWAYAFGGCVNHSLTLAIHDISHNAAFGTARASHNRWFAVFANLPMGVPYAASFKKYHVDHHRYLGGDGLDVDVPTRLEGWLFCTPARKLLWLALQPFFYSLRPLCVNPKAVTRMEVLNALVQLAADATIFALGGLKPMVYLLASSLLGLGLHPISGHFVAEHYMFLKGHETYSYYGPLNWITFNVGYHMEHHDFPSIPGCNLPLVRKIAPEYYDHLPQHHSWVKVLWDFVFEDSLGPYARVKRVCKLAEDHL